Part of the Misgurnus anguillicaudatus chromosome 25, ASM2758022v2, whole genome shotgun sequence genome, cgctatcagaactgtactttactcgtctttctatagtcattctcaatgctctcaaggcggctttggtcaattctctccccagcgtgacgtcatacagtgcgttgtgagggaaaggagaacataaaatacaatggataacagtttaaatgtttattatcaacaagcaaattgcacaaattcgttgaaaaattttacctgcaaaacgctctttaagccatcaaaatctaataatttacgtgaggcACTCCAgagaaggaaaaatgccggctgttgcttgttctcccgaccgttctgtcatgctaacacattgaccccaggggatcttatgaaaaactttccattatttaacacaaagtcaacaaaaaaatgctgatcgctgtcaaaaaagttcaacgacgtcccaaggatgacagcagcgatgacagttttattaatatgacaaagtaagtgttttgattaatggcAAAGATGATTGCACGTTTAAATATTGATTCAACAGATTTGTAGAATAAAAaaaagtggatttattgcattttgcggaaaaaaataATCGGtttatataataaatctttaaaaatctaattatggatttgaatttttgttgttattataaCAAAGatcctatgtgaaagtttgtaacagaaaatagtggttttcatcttgtcattttcttggtatagaaaacacattttaacccaaattaggcaaaatggatttattgcgttttggatccaaactcttcaaatataaacaaatttATCTACTCCCACATCATCACATTGTGGCTGCGTCTGGCAGCTGACTTGCCTCATAAGGCAATGACTTCAGAGGCAGCATATTTCCGAAATATATTCGGACAGCTTCATAGGCAGCGTATCAGATTCGGATTGTAACATAAACAGAGCGCGCCTATGTGATAACTAatcatacatttaaaaataacaatacttATTTCTCACTACAAATGCATTCAAaaagtgtaaaaagtgaaaatgtaacttttacACAAAATTTGCGCTCCAGACACCTTCTTAATGGTTTATTAATTTCTTCCAAGATGAAGGTTTCTCTGAAGACAGGAAGTAAATCCAAAAATTGGATTCTTGAtgccttggaatgctgcctCCGAAGGCAGGATTTTAGagctttcggacgcagcctgtGTCTTTCCCCCACCACCTACaccaggggtgcccaaacttggTCCTAGAGGGCCAGTGTTCTGCAGAGTCCAGCTACAACCCTAACCACACACCttaagcagccaattaaggtatTACAAAGCATATTAGAAACTTccaggcaggtgtgctgaggcaagttggaactaaactctgcaggacactggTCCTCCATGACAAAGTTGGAGCACCCCTGACCTACACACGTTGACATAAGCGCTCTTTGTTCAAATGAAACCTGTGTGTCAATGTCAAATGTGCAGTTTGCAGTGGCACTCACCTGAAGGCCCGTCCTCTACCTCTGGGGGGTGTGTAGCCACTGTAGTAGCGCGCTCGGGACGAGAAACTTCCTCCCCGTGAGCGGAAGCGGGCCCGTGGGAAGCCGCGGTCTGTGGTGCTAATGCCAGGACGATTCGTTCTCTTGGCACCAACCTGTAAGAACAGTTATAAATTAAACAGAAATCCTCTATATATGTTTACATATCCTTTTTTCCCTCTAAAATGAACCACTTCAGCCAAACTTTCAATCTATTTTTTTGACACTATGACTCAGTAAACGTATTGCATTCTCAGCGGTTCACCTTCAGGAAGATGGATGTGTGTGGTTAAAGGgaaaagaaacacaacaagtttaatttaaACCCAGATTTGTTTCATTGCTATTAGTAAATAACCATGCAATGTGTCATCTCACCTAGTGTTGGGTGATATTCACCATAGAGCAATcatcctatcgtcagcctgtgaaaTCGCCAATACACGACAGTATCGGAGAAGCAGGGGTATTCATTTGCTCACTTTTTACTCATTTATCCACGACAAGCCAATGAattggtggacaaaaacaaATGCTGCTTTACTTTAAGGGCAGCTGGTAACACAGTCACTACCACAACCTTCTTAAATATGATGCGCGTCATTGATGCTCAGGCCTGCTGTAAACTACTTAATTGTAAGGGAACGTgaacaactaaccccctgcgcGCATAACCTCTCTAGTTATTGCAAGACAAAAAACGCATTACAAGCTCACTCGCATGAGAAGACCGAACTGGTCGATAATAAGAGCAtaacaataatttaaaacatcCATGGGCAAACAAGCCACCTATCGTCATGAAGGCAATCGCTTTCAGTGATAAACGATAGTATCATCTATTGCCACAACCCTTATCTCACCTTAATCTGCCTTCCTCTGAATAAGGATTCATCCAGTGCCATTGCCGTCCTAACAGATTCCTTGTCTGCAAACTCTATATATGCAAACCTGAAAGTGAAGACAACAAACCATCACATGAGATTGTTAAATTATGCAGAAGGACCAGAAAAGCATgtattgaaaatgtttttaaatattggtAACAGATTACCAGACTGCTTACTACTAAGCAAATATCTAGTAATCAAAAATTTGATACccataaattaaataaaacagtgtttacaatatagtttttatccaatattttttttaaatcgccacgtcttgttttgtgccaccatacttacccATGTAACTACTTatttaacagtctttaaatagggaaaacatggaagtgtttggtggcttctaaattaacccctgtttggatcctaaggaatgaatggggctaggctaaatgccaacacattcacattgcgctgtacaaagattaagtgcatggattgaaaaaagatagggatgtattactttgtctaagttgatgtaAGAACATAGCAAAATATTGGAAAACGGTGGTGTTGCCTTTAAAACAATATATCATGGTCTATTATACAGTTTATTACCCTATTTATTGTGATTGCATGGGGTAATAAACTGTAAAATACTGTGATATTACACATACAGGACTGTTTTACGAAATATCAAAGTGTAAAACATTCACTGCTAATATACTCAAATTTCGCAACCAaccatttattattttaatgactATTGTTTGATCTATTGGCACAGATGATGCATTTCTGCATCTAAATCTGTTGTGGACATCTATACCAGCCACTGCTATGTTATGTATTGCATTAGTTACCCTTTAGGGTGTCCTGTAAATTTGTCACACAAGATGGTGACTCGGTTTACAGAGCCACAGCCATGAAAATGTGCCTCCAATTCTTCTGCCGTTGCACCATAATCCAcctgcaaaacaaaaaaaatcaatctaAAACCAGGGCATTACTATTAACACAAAGCAATGGATGAAACTACATAAAGCAAGATAAAATTTAATAATACAGCTTGTGACTAACAAACACAgccagaataaaataaaaaaacatacgtTTCCAACGTAAATAGATCTCCCATCAGCTTCCATCTTCTCTTCAATAGACATTATGACTGGGCCGGCTGCAGAGAAATCATTCAACAATGTATGGCTTTAAGCGCATGTTTGCAACTGAAACACATCCGTATTATCTGCATGGTAACAGCAAAGCTACGTGGCTGAAATATAGGTAATTTTTTCCTAGACAAAATATCCTTGACCTCATATAAACCTGTGCTTGTGGTTATTCTTCCTTCTCTAATGCAGTCCTCATTTATCAGGACTGTCTGTTCTGCAGCATCCTCCTTTACTACTCATGCACATTTTCCCCAAAGTTGCTTGTTCTTTGTCCCTCCCTCCCATCCTCATTCATACATTCAGTCAGTCACACTTACAAGGTGGAGGACTGAGGTTCATCTGTTTTTCCACCTCGTTCTGTAGCTCCTTTAGTTTTTCTGCCTCCTCCTCCATCTCTCTCACCCTGGCTTTAATTGCCTCCAGCTCctaaaagcaaaaaataaaaagcatatatAATACATACAGTTTAAGCAAATCCAGCACAGACAGATCAATAAATGCAGACATCATTTTGAAAACCTTGATAGTGTTGATATGCATGAGATTTGATCATGGAAACTGCATGCACgtgcacacacttacacacgTGATTAACCACAGAGCCCTTTGAAACTGTCATTTATTCCCATTCAACACAGACTGTCCAGTCAGCTAGACGCCCTTGCAACACAGTTGTAGATGTCAAAGACAGAGCCACCCTCTATGCATGATGCCATCCATGCACACATGATCGAGCGAACCCACTTTTTGTGTGCGTTCACGCGCACGTATTTTCGGCAGTGCTGCAATGCGGGGCAGAGTCTCGATCCCCTCTGAAGTAACACTCACTGTACGCATGTGATGGGGTCTTTTACGCAGTTAAATCCAGCTATTTTGTACAACATTATGCATTGCATttgtataaattatattatattaggaACGCCAAACGCATGTAAACAAACTAATGATTAAACACGATCTATAAAATGGCATAATtatgtaattaaataaagacgGACATGCGTGCACTATGTTGCATGACCCACTCTTGCTCTTGTATGGTGTGTATTGGAAAAAGGATGGACCAGCCCAACCCCAATGCACCGCACCCCGTAAAACCAATACATCACATCTATCCctaaattttaaaattattcaaCAAAAAACAGGGTGATCACTAAAAATCATCGATTTAAATAATCACGGCGATGCAAATGTGTATGAACATATAGTATGTAAAACTATTACAGCTGATTCCCACTTATAACTTAACGGTTTACCTTCATGTTAACAATTCGTTTTAAATCTGTTCATTAATTGCATTTTATAAGACAGATATCGTATAATCGCATGCTTATTCTATTTTAAAGGCCAACAACAACCCGCGTTCATCACACGCAGTTACTAACCCGACTTTCTCCAAAAAAGCAGTTGCTGTCAACATGTAATACAAGCAATAAGAAAAGAGGCGTGTTTACCGTGAGCCGTCTGCTTTTCTGCGGATGGACCCACACTGCTGCGGCTAATGGCGGCCTGTCCTACCCTCTCCCCGTTCTCTTACATCTCCCGTTTCGCATTTTTGCgatgaagattttttttcccCGCTAGGTCGACAGATCTGGCGCAGAGGAACCCAAACCGATGTTGCGCCAACATGGCGGCCAGTACCACGCATGTCACTCACTGATTCTACTGCACTGCGTGAGCCACAATGGCGGACAGACCGACCTGGCAAAACTGGTTTCACGTTCACATGATAGCCGGAGTTTGTGTTTagaatttttcaaataaactttTAGGGGCGAATGCAAGATCAAACATTGCGTTTTAATTTGGCGCTAGGTACAAAACTAAACCtgggttttaaaataaaacgttAGTGCGTCCTTCACTTACCGGATCTTCAATAGAGGCCTCACCCTCGTCTAATCCTGGGTCCTCGTCGCCGACGCCCGGGTCTTCAAGTTCTGAGTGTCCTGGGTCCGAGTCCAGCAGAGACTCCTCTGCCAGTCCGTTACCGAACTCCGCCATCGTGTGATTCACGGTGGTCCGACGCGCCTCGTGGCTGTACTACAGGCCGCGACTCTCACGGGGGGGAGCGCGAGCGAGGGACAGGGGAGGGAATAAAAACGGCGGAAAAAGCCGCTCACTAAAGTTAAAATGAGAATAAAAGCCCGTCTCGTATCTTCCGGAGCTACAACGTGTCCTTCAGCGAATGAAAATTACTCTCTTAACAAACGTAAATAGGTTCCCGTTAGTCAGTATCTCTCAACCGCCTTACAACTCTATTTACATTTAACGACAATTTCAAAAAAGCAAATGTGTATTCTTGGCGAGAGCTCGTGTGTTACAGAACAGAAATGGAAGCCGTGGGCGGGGATTCAGGACACTGCAGGCGCACTCTCGAGAGGTGATTGGACAATTCAGTAGTTTGGCTACGCCTCCCCCCCCATATCGACATCTGCTATTGGAGGTTTCTCCTTGCCTTCAGTACGTAGACTTTACAACCGCCACGCTGATTCGACGAAAACAAACGTCATTCACAGCTCAACGACCGCCTTTTTAACGGCATGGGATTGATACGCATGCACGGTGGATTCCACAGATCTCTGAAATCACCCAAAGGCCACATAATAGTGCATACTTGTAGCAAGTATATGActttaattagtgtacattattattattattattattaagtgcaTAACCCAACACAAGTATTTAGTGGTGGGTGACTGGATAGATGGGAAAATATTATGCCCATGCTTTACTTTTTTTCTTAGAGCTGCAACTACACAATGTCAATAATATATGTAatattatatacacacacatgcatcgATACATGAACTTaagtttatttgttttctgCATAAGAAATAAGGTGAACCATCACAAAATGAAGGTACAAATGAGGGGAAAACAAGCTTAATCAGTTTTCTAAATTTTCATAACAAGACTGCCAACATTATCGTTCAATATTCATATCAATAACATCTCTAAATCAAAGATGCCATTATAAAATCGTTATGAATCAATAATAATCAAAACAGTGATGAGAGTACTGAAAAAATAGTAAGTAGTACAGTTATAACAAGTGATAATGAAGTGTCAATGAAAAGTAAAGATAATATAAAAAGCATTTCTCCATATTCTACCTATATACTCTGAACAGTGCAACACCGCGTGATCCCACATCATGCACTGCACTACAACCCAGTCCATGTTCATTTAATATGAGCTACAACTTGACAATAAACGTAAcaaaaaacaattttatttgctgaaatatactGCAAAAAAGTCTTCAAGTGTTCCAAGTTGTGTGAAATGCAATTATCCGTAGCTCATGCTTAAATCCTGGACTAGCTTCAAAGTGTCAAGGCAAAAGAGTTCCTTTACGATTTGCAATATGAACACTTCCAATCAAGATTGctttttggtttctttaatgaGACAAAGCAAGAGAAAGAATAACTTTGGAATATCATTTTCTTAATATAGTTcgttaaaaaaatcttttttagtTTAGCATTTTGTTAAAGTATTAATAGTATCAATAAAAgtaatatacaaaaaaagtaaaatcatCTTTAGTATTTCATGTCCTTCCAATCACCTCCTGTTGACCTGATGAATAGTTCTCTCCTGGTGGGTTTATCTGGTTTGCAACACAAAATGCTTAatgaaaaaacaagaaaaaatgaCAACTTTCTCCCatagtttaaaaataattttgcttTTACCATAAATAAAGGGATTTTGTGTTTGTCAATTGACAACATGGGTTATTCCCTAACAAATTTAAGGTTTTTGACCAGAGCGTATAACGGTTTACAATTTCAATGTTCCACAAGTTCATATAAAATTTGGAAAGCACATACTTTGGCTTCTTGCACAGCAGCTATGTCTGATTATTGTTTGCCCATCTTTAACTATGTGCAACGCTAATCCTTAAAAAATAAGATGAAATGCTGATTAATACTTGACTATAATTTGATGCAGAGTAAAATGTTACCATACAACAAATTTGCGGAACaagaaaaccttaaaaaaaaacatgtttgagACTTTAAAAGGGTCAAAGTGCTGCATAATGACCATCTGACATCTTTATCTTTTAAATAGAGCTCTGCTGATGAATATAGGATTGTCGTGATGGTTCGATTTAAAAAATAGCTTTTATATTGTTACCAACCTCCCCGTTTTAATCTTTTAAATTCTCAATATTCAACAAACGTTCTCTGCCATATTTGCAATCCATAGTATTTCATTACTATAAACTGTTACAGTCTAGAGATTTCTTTCAACTGAACGTTATTATCTTTTGAAAACAGAATAAAATTCTTTAAGATTTAAGATGACTCAAGAAAAATCAGCTTAGAAACAACTCCTCTACATAAGCTTAAAACAGGTTAAAGACCACCCTGGCTCAAGCAAACGCAGTACCAGATACATAATTGACAACGTAGAGCACTTTGGTTGAGTTTTTGGGTGCTATAGAATCTCCCAATCGAATAAAGTGTTGTGTGGTAAATGCGAGTACATTATTACCCAACATAACAGGAGTTTAAACTGAGATGAGTTGTGAAAGATGGACCATAGTCACATAAGCATTAGCATGTTCATGATTACCATTTCAGTAGATTATTTATAGTGAAATTATGCTGTGGCAATAGGTCAATAAAAGGAGCCCTGTAAGCAAAGACTCTACATAATAATGTCTTGCTGATATCCAAGGAGAAAGTGAAGATGGCCACAGTCATCTGGGCCCAATTCATTCTTAGAGCCTCGAAAAAAAACATTAGCTTAAAAGATCAGCACCCATCTTCTGTCTATTGAAAGCCAACAAGTCTAGTGGGTCCGCAAACTGCACCAGCTTCAATTCATTCTTTAGCTGGAGTTGCTAGCTGGTGATGGGGAAGAAGACTGGCTAGCAAAACCAGTAGACCCTGTACCAGATCCATTGCTGACCAACGATGCTAGCTGACCAAAGTTAGTGGTTTTCAGTGTGGCAAGATGCCGAGGGGAGAAGACATGGTCACGTGCCGCAGCCCTGGATTCAAATTCAACCTTACAGGCGTCGCACTTGCCTCTTAAAGTCTCACGGCCCACTGACTGGTTGACGTTAAATGATGAAGATTCCACAACTGTCAGCTGTACAGGTTTGGGCAGGATGGGCCGATTGGCTCGGAGGGCATTGTATTGTAGGTAGCTACCCGAGCTGATGTCTATCTTCTTAGAGGGGTCACTGGGATTAGGAGACTGTAAAAGTAAagtatattataaatattaacaTTATAAATGCCAACAACATTAGTGacattactcattaaaaaaagaagtgatagtaaaaaagagagaaaagaaacTACAGTAAAATACTAAAAGTAGAAAATCAAGTTGttttacaatgaaaaaaaaaaacattctcaCCATCTTTTCTTGTTGCAGTCTCCAGCGTTTCTCCTTGGCACGTGTATTTTGGAACCAGATCTGCACAACCTTTAGTGGAAGCCCAAGCTCTGTCCCCACTGCCTCACACTCCATTGCATTAGGATGAGCACACGTCTCATAGCACGACTGGAGGATGGACAGCTGAAGACCATTCAGGTGAGTTCTAGGTCGTCTTGGGGTGAAGTTCTGCATGTAACTTatttctttttggttttgaccAGAGATTGGTGAAACCGTCACAGGGGATGGCGTGGTGGTAGGTGTAGGGGCAGGTGCAGATGTAGGCGTAGGCCGTTGGGAGCTTAGGCCTAACTGTTCTCTTGTAAGAGTGTTTATTTTGAATGGACCTTTTTGAGACCAGTATTTGACCCCATTGTGTTTCTGCGATGCCAAGGCAGAAGATTTGTTAATTGGCGTAGTAGACAATTTTGGCACCATGCGACTCCCTGACTTAGATCCTACTTGGTAATCGGGATCATCGTCATCTGTGTGGTCCGACTCGACCTTCCTTTTCTGAGCAGATCGAGATGTCCCACTGACTAAGAGAGGAACTGCAACTGGCGTGGACACTGCTTTTGGAGCTATTTTAACCATTGTAATAGGAGTTGCTTCTGCTTTGGTCTTGTGTGCTGAAGGGCTGGTAGACACAACAGTGAAGGAGGGTGTCTCATTTGGTCTACTTGGACCTTGAGTGGGGGTTTTCGTGGGCTCCTTGATCTCTTTCACCTTATCCATCTTTGTAGGTACATTTCCAGTTTGGGGTTTTGCAGAGACCAAGATAGTAGATGGGTTTGTGTTAGGTTTAGGTGGGGATGAGAATATGGGTTTAGAGAGTGGCCAAGTGAACTTAATTAGTGGTTTCCCAACAGCCGCCAAAGTGCCATCACTGATAAACCGTACCTCTCCCTTTCGCTCCCTAGCTCTCATGTTCTGAAACCAGATCTGAACCACTTTCTTTGGAAGGTTAACCCACTCCGATATTTGTTCAAATTCATGCTTTCCTGGATTTGGATCTTTAAAATAACATCCATAGAGAATATCCAGCTGGTCAGCATGGATGATGGTCCTGGACCGTCTCATGTCCCTAAATCGCCGTACTTTCGGCCTCTTCTGATCTTGGTCTTTTTCTTGTTCCTTGTCTTTTTCTCTCTCCATGAGCGATGTGCTAACTTTCTCTGCTGCCCTCATGTACACAGTGCTAGTCTTTGCCAAATTATTGCGATTATTAATAGTACTGTTAT contains:
- the pabpn1 gene encoding polyadenylate-binding protein 2 isoform X1, with the translated sequence MAEFGNGLAEESLLDSDPGHSELEDPGVGDEDPGLDEGEASIEDPELEAIKARVREMEEEAEKLKELQNEVEKQMNLSPPPSGPVIMSIEEKMEADGRSIYVGNVDYGATAEELEAHFHGCGSVNRVTILCDKFTGHPKGFAYIEFADKESVRTAMALDESLFRGRQIKVGAKRTNRPGISTTDRGFPRARFRSRGGSFSSRARYYSGYTPPRGRGRAFRFQDQWRLTTPPPVAAAPPTVSAASLSLSAPAMHTHPILSVWGGGTGGQGDHRPTAGGIYYNNKR
- the pabpn1 gene encoding polyadenylate-binding protein 2 isoform X3, with product MEEEAEKLKELQNEVEKQMNLSPPPSGPVIMSIEEKMEADGRSIYVGNVDYGATAEELEAHFHGCGSVNRVTILCDKFTGHPKGFAYIEFADKESVRTAMALDESLFRGRQIKVGAKRTNRPGISTTDRGFPRARFRSRGGSFSSRARYYSGYTPPRGRGRAFRFQDQWRLTTPPPVAAAPPTVSAASLSLSAPAMHTHPILSVWGGGTGGQGDHRPTAGGIYYNNKR
- the pabpn1 gene encoding polyadenylate-binding protein 2 isoform X2 gives rise to the protein MAEFGNGLAEESLLDSDPGHSELEDPGVGDEDPGLDEGEASIEDPELEAIKARVREMEEEAEKLKELQNEVEKQMNLSPPPSGPVIMSIEEKMEADGRSIYVGNVDYGATAEELEAHFHGCGSVNRVTILCDKFTGHPKGFAYIEFADKESVRTAMALDESLFRGRQIKVGAKRTNRPGISTTDRGFPRARFRSRGGSFSSRARYYSGYTPPRGRGRAFRGRGRTTSWYSPY